Within Psychrobacter sp. DAB_AL43B, the genomic segment CCAGCGGTATAATATAAATAAAAGAGACAAAAAAAAGAGGCGCTAGTGACCTCTTTTTTTACAATTATTATTCAATAAACCTCAACGCCGTTAAGCTTTGGCTTTATTGGCAGCTTCCGCTTGACGGCGAGCTTCGATTTTAGCCGCTTTACGCTTCTCAATCACGTCAATTACATCGCTACCGATATGCGCCTCACCACGTTTTTTCGCCAGCTGCATTTGATGCTCACGCTCACGGAAGCGTGCTTTTTGCTCTTCGGTCGCTTTATCGATACAGTGCGGGCACGATTCGCCTTTGATATAGGCGGGGCTTTGTATCTCATCTTGAGTAATCGGCATACGACAAGCAAAACACTGCTCATAACTGCCTTTTTCTAAGTTGTGATTGACTGACACACGGTTGTCAAAAACGAAGCAATCGCCTTCCCACATAGATTCACTGGCAGGGATTTCTTCTAGATATTTTAAAATACCGCCTTCTAGATGATACACCTCTTCAAAGCCTTGCTCACGCATAAACGCCGTAGACTTTTCACAGCGGATACCACCAGTACAGAACATGGCGACTTTTTTATGTTTAGTCGGATCTAGCTCTTTTGCTACGTATTCTGGGAACTCGCGGAACGTTTCTGTATTTGGATTGACCGCATTTTTGAAAGTACCAATTTGCACTTCATAGTCGTTACGCGTGTCAATGAGGATAACGTCAGGATCTGAGATTAGCGCATTCCAATCGCTTGGTTTGACATAGCGCCCAACCGATTGTAATGGGTCAATATTCTCTACGCCCATGGTGACGATTTCTTTTTTTAGCTTCACTTTAGTGCGATAAAAAGGCTGGGCGTCGGTATAAGATTCTTTAAAAGTAAAGCTGCCAATTGCATCGATACTACGCAGATATTCAAGGACGTGATCAATCCCTTGGCGGGTGCCAGAAATCGTGCCGTTAATGCCTTCGCTTGCGATTAATAAGGTACCTTTGACATCGTTATC encodes:
- a CDS encoding rhodanese-related sulfurtransferase, whose translation is MSTSQTTNVKAPTHATEYDSVTNNIVVAALYKFTRFADFEQYREPILNNMLDNDVKGTLLIASEGINGTISGTRQGIDHVLEYLRSIDAIGSFTFKESYTDAQPFYRTKVKLKKEIVTMGVENIDPLQSVGRYVKPSDWNALISDPDVILIDTRNDYEVQIGTFKNAVNPNTETFREFPEYVAKELDPTKHKKVAMFCTGGIRCEKSTAFMREQGFEEVYHLEGGILKYLEEIPASESMWEGDCFVFDNRVSVNHNLEKGSYEQCFACRMPITQDEIQSPAYIKGESCPHCIDKATEEQKARFREREHQMQLAKKRGEAHIGSDVIDVIEKRKAAKIEARRQAEAANKAKA